TCGACCCGGCCGACGGCGGCGGTCACGGCGACCAGGAAGAGAAAGCCGAGAACGCCCAGGGAGAGGACGGCCTGGACCATCGCCTTGGGGATGACGCGGGCGGGGTTCTTGGTCTCCTCCGCCAGGTTTGCCGCGGACTCGAATCCGACGATGGTGAAGGCGCCGAGCAGGAACGCCAGGGCGAAGGGGCCGGCGTGGGTTCCGCCGCCCAGACCGTAGTAGCCACTCTCCGGGATCGTCGCGGTGTCGAACAGGTGGGCGAAGTCGAGCTTGCCGGTGAAGTAGCCCACCGCGAACAGGAGCGCCGTCAGCGTGATCATGCCGATGAGCTGCGCTGTCACTGCCGCGCTGTTGACCTTGTGCGTGATACGCGTGGACGCGGCGACCAGCAGGGCCTGCAGCAACACCACGCCGGCCGTGATGACCCAGGCGTTCTGTGTCGTGCCGACGTACTGGAACAGCTCGGGGAGAATCGTGGAGGCGATCGTGTAGTCCACTGCGACCACGACGACCCCGAGGAAGGCGAACGAGATCCAGCCCATGATCCAGCCCCACACGGGCCCGACGATGCGCGACACCCACTGGTAGGAGTAGCCGCTGATCGGGATGCGCGCCGCCAGCGCTCCGAAGACGAGGGCGACGCAGAGCTGGCCGATCACGGAGATCGGCCAGGCCCAGATGCCGCGCGGGCCCGAGGTGGCGAGCACCGAGCCGTAGGCCGTGAAGATCCCTGTCGCGATCGACACGAACCCGAACGCCACGGAGAACGAGGCGTACCAGCCCAGCTCCCGCGCCATCACCTGGTTCGCCCCGCCCTGCTGTCCCTCAGCCGTTCTTGGCGCCTGAGCACCTGCTTCTGATTTGGCCATGACCTCGTTCCCTGCTTCAGAGTGCCCCGCCGTCGCTGCGGAAGCCAGTGGGTGATCGAAGAACCGAATGCGGTCGGCATCAAGGCCCTCCTCGCAGGAATGCGCTGGAGCCTGTTCGTGGGGATGGCCGCGAGGACCCGCGGTCCGCGCCACCTCGACGCCGGTCGACAGCCCACTCGTGACCGCTTATGTGGACTATTGACTGCTGAGAGTGTGGACCCCTGCCCGTTTTCCGTCAAGGGTTAGCGCTCCCGACCTGATGAACGATCGCTGATCGCCTAGCAGAAGATGCCTTGAGCTGCGGAGAAGAATAAGTTTTTGAGGCCGTCGGCGATGTGCTCCGCACGTCACATGAGCCCTAGAATGCAGTCAGGGTTCCACAGAAACAGTCAATCAGAGAGGGCTGGATGTGCTAGCAGCCGAGCGTCACCGCAGGATCGTCGCCGAGATCGCTCGGCTCGAGTTCATCACGACGGACGACCTGACCAGCCTGCTGAGCGTCTCCCACGAGACGATCCGCAGAGACCTCGCCCTCCTCGAGCGCCGCGGCGAGCTGGCGCGTGTCCACGGAGGGGCCACCGCCGTCCGGTCACCTGTCGGGGAGGAGGCCTCCTTCAACGAGCGCAGAGGCGCTTTCCTCGCCGCGAAGCAGGCCATCGGCCGAGCCGCAGCAGCCCTGATCGAACCCAACCAGACGGTCGTCATCGATGTCGGTACCACGG
This Streptomyces sp. NBC_00376 DNA region includes the following protein-coding sequences:
- a CDS encoding APC family permease; protein product: MAKSEAGAQAPRTAEGQQGGANQVMARELGWYASFSVAFGFVSIATGIFTAYGSVLATSGPRGIWAWPISVIGQLCVALVFGALAARIPISGYSYQWVSRIVGPVWGWIMGWISFAFLGVVVVAVDYTIASTILPELFQYVGTTQNAWVITAGVVLLQALLVAASTRITHKVNSAAVTAQLIGMITLTALLFAVGYFTGKLDFAHLFDTATIPESGYYGLGGGTHAGPFALAFLLGAFTIVGFESAANLAEETKNPARVIPKAMVQAVLSLGVLGFLFLVAVTAAVGRVDGAAESATPVATVITAVLGSVVGKSLLVLVVVSIFSCGLVITLSGTRLVYAMSRDERFPGWRLLKRIHPRTATPLNATVFMMLIAQIVLAVFSRSTDALFQLFSAATLLPAVIYAGTVAMYAAKRSSLPPSRGFSLGRWEVPVLLLAGVWLVYELLIFRDASFRGPWAYVLVLCGIGAVYLAALLVRRGRAALTMPDMADVDRALDNATAPSAADTEGALR